The Vitis vinifera cultivar Pinot Noir 40024 chromosome 7, ASM3070453v1 genomic interval TGTATTTATCAAAACAGTAGGTGTTGGAAAAAAAATCCCCGTTTATGTCATGCTAAAACTGTACTAGATTCACTGAATATGCAGATGACAATTCCAGGTCAGCGTATTCTGAAGTTGAGGGATTTGGTAGGGTCAAtctatgaaataaaatattttattttatttcccaaAAATCATAGTCCAATTCAAAGGCGGCAGCTTTCTTTGACCGTTCATCTCCTCTCTCtttatttcctatttatttattttttttcactttcaacttttttattattaatcaaatttggGATGCTGGACAAATATGAAGTATTGAactattaattcaactttctaCTTATGCCAAATAAGGTATAgattatttttcacaaaaaatttaattgcCACGTAATCAAAATGATTACacctaagaaaaaaagaagaaatatatatatatatataataagcaTTTCTTTTTATAGTATGTTTGCTTTTTGGAAAGCGTCAAAGGAAAGGGTAAGATATTAATGCCACGTTTGATTAGGGAACAttgggaaggaaaaaaatggtaaaaaaaaaaaaaatcattttttgttttagaaaaaattgtgcattttcagatttttttttttaaatttgatataatagGATAAATGAGTTGGAAATAatacatgaaaataatttatttatttattttaaaaattttcttaccATATagcttaaaatatatttttatatttaaatactatgaaaaaagtgagaaaaaaaaatttaaaaatgtaagaaaatatttttcttatacaaACGtgaggaattttgaaaaaaaatgtaacattcagtaattaatttttttctcataagataaatatttttaagaaaattttgaaaacaaggCAATATTCAATAATTAGATATTTTCCTCGAAAGaaccaaataagaaaaatattttatagattccttttttaccttttttttaaatttaaaaaaggtataaatgtttttttagtgAAGGTTGATGATTTTATAAAAGtgtaatattttttctttatcaaatatctataaatattttataaaaaaaattgagaaaataattttattatcaaaataatttttaaatcaatatgaCTTATTTATATGGGTATCATAAAACCGTAATTAgtaattataattttcaataaattttaaaatagttaaaattgTAGTaagttattataattataaatttaaacttaaaattacaATTGAAGACTACgattttaaatttaagcttcaaacaAACTCTGTAATTACCAACTACaatcttatatttaaattttttttgtgatggaaatattaaaaaaaaattcctgaaTCACATGGATGTCCAAGTAACTAAAatacattaatttgaaatttattttgataggagatttaatttgtgaatatttttttcaaacgaattatttttgctcaaaattctattttctttcgtTTTGTAACTCGTTAAAAGGATTATGTCTTTGGCCATTTATCACATAAAGTCGTGGGTTGCACTGAAAATCTTGGTTTATAACTGAGTTTTGGATTACAATTGATGAAGGAAGGGGATGAGGTTCTTTTAGAACGCTGACGTGGTAGGATCCGTGTCCTTTTTGTaagttattattactattttataatatttttgggGCCGAAGTTGAAATTTCAGTTTTAGTTGGAGGCTCAGACGCATAAATGGACAGAAATCGAGTGTGACAAGGTTAGAGAAGGGAAAAAAGGGGTAATGGAGAGCGCCGCCGTCTTCTCAGGTCTGGGATCAAATTACCTTCTAGGTACTTCTCGCGGCGTTTCTTCTCATCTCCCCCCATTCTTCAATGACAAAAGAATCTCCTTTCCTGCCCCACTCCAGGTATCTCCATTTCCTCGTTTATATGACATACGTGTACGTATTCTGTGTTTGATTGCTGAGAAAGCCTAGGAAAATATGGGTAGAAAAACTGGAATATGTCACTGTATCCAGTCTGATGTGATTTCTCGGCAATCTAACGGAAGCTTGATGTGTCGAACTGATTAGTCTAATATGGTGTCGCACGCATATGTTTGCAGCTTCAAAAGCAGTCTTCTTTTGCTTCTTTTAATAATGTTCAAGCGGCTTCTTCTGCAAGGTTTGATGCGGCAGTATCTGGTGTTTACAGGTGCGCCTGAATGGGAGATTCCCACTAGTTTCGCTTTTTACATGAattttttcccctatttttgATTTACTTTCTTCTTGTGCTGTTGGAGAATGGAGAGACATAGAAATACCATGGAATAAGTGCTTAATATATTCCAGTTTCACGTGAATTTTCCAGAAATGAATGAATTGCTTATGCGGGAGAAAATGCATTATGTGAATTTGACCATAGGACTGTTGTAAttcatatcaaatttaattGCTACGAAAGATATTTATTAAGGAAAACAAATGTAAAACTCGAAAGAGGTTGCTAACCAAATCCCAGTCCTGATACCATATTTGCTTAACTCGCTTTTGCCTTGTGACATGTTTGGCAATTATGTATTCATAGTgctttaaagttttatttatttatgtagtGAAATTAGATTACATCTGTTTGATATTTGCAGATCTAATCTGTTGATTTTGCATATTAACAAGTCTTTGTTAAAAACTGCAGTGAAGTATCTGAATTAGCTGACATGGACTGGGACAACCTTGGATTTGGGTTTATGCCTACTGATTATATGTATGTCATGAAATGTTCTCGAGGTGGGAACTTTTCCAAAGGAGAATTGCAGCGATTTGGGAACATTGAGATGAACCCATCAGCTGGTGTCTTAAATTATGGGCAGGTTAGATCTTTGAATCTTCATAGTCCATTGATGTTCAATTCTTTGTCAAAATAATCTATTTAAGGTCCTAGGTTTGGGTTTTGGCACAACAAAAAGCAAAATTTGCTATGGGAATAAACTTTACCTTTGGCTAGTTGTCTACTTTCCCATGGGCTTTGTGGCCAttattatttaacaaatatcaattttattttgtggaCCATGCTAAAAGTTCTTTTTGCCTTTTGGATTTTGAGAATTGCAGCGATTAGAAGATCTTTGCAGAATTAATTTCACCTTTTTACATGTTATCATTCTTGTTTAAGTTGTTGTTTGTGGATTCATATGGCAAATGGTCACAAGTTTCATCTTTTATGTTTAGCGTCCTGTGCCATTgtaatctcaattttttttagcataGCTTATTCTCTACTTGTTTGCCCCCCTAGGGACTATTTGAAGGTCTGAAAGCCTATAAGAAAGAAGATGGTAAAATTTTACTGTTTCGTCCTGAGGAAAATGCACAGCGAATGAGGATGGGTGCTGAGAGAATGTGCATGCCTTCTCCAACAGTTGAACAGTTTGTGGAAGCTGTAAAGGTTACTGTTTTAGCAAATGAACGCTGGGTATGTGCAACTTCAAATTTCTAGTGAAAAATTGCACTCGTAATTGGTATTGCTTGTTAATTTAGTAAGTTGTACTCTTTAATTTCTTGTTTCAGGTTCCCCCACCAGGTAAAGGTTCCTTGTATATCAGACCGTTACTTATGGGGACTGGAGCTGTTCTTGGTCTT includes:
- the LOC100853545 gene encoding branched-chain amino acid aminotransferase 2, chloroplastic, which gives rise to MESAAVFSGLGSNYLLGTSRGVSSHLPPFFNDKRISFPAPLQLQKQSSFASFNNVQAASSARFDAAVSGVYSEVSELADMDWDNLGFGFMPTDYMYVMKCSRGGNFSKGELQRFGNIEMNPSAGVLNYGQGLFEGLKAYKKEDGKILLFRPEENAQRMRMGAERMCMPSPTVEQFVEAVKVTVLANERWVPPPGKGSLYIRPLLMGTGAVLGLAPSPEYTFLIYVSPVGNYFKEGLAPINLVIEAEVHRAAPGGTGGVKTIGNYAAVLKAQSAAKAKGYSDVLYLDCVHKKYLEEVSSCNVFTVKGNVISTPSIKGTILPGITRKSIIDVARSQGFQVEERPVSVDELLDADEVFCTGTAVVVSPVGSITYLGKRVSYQNNGIGVVSQQLYSALTRLQMGLTEDVMNWTMELK